The window TCAGAAATTTGATTGTCAACCCGGCAGTGTAATTCTTGTAATTGATCCAGAGATGCCTTTCTCTTAAGTTGATCGTAGTCAACTTTGTTGGCTAATTGAATTTCCAATTCAGTTTTATCTACTTTCTCAACCATTACAtcttcaatgatttttttcatattctcaATGCTGTTCTGATTGTTTGAAATACGTGCCTCTATGCGACTTTGGGTTTCTTTTAAGTTAATTGTTGTGATCTTATGGTCTCGCATTTGTTCTTGAATTTCAGAGATAAGAGAAAATGTACGTTGACTCTCTTGTTGTAATAAACGCGAAGAAACTTCATTTACTTTGTTCGTCAGAAGGCAAAATTCGCTTTTTAGTTCCATCAGTTGATCGAGAAGCTTTTCGGGAGAATAACATAGATGACCATTAAGTTCATCTTGAAAGGTTGCAGTTTGTGCAATAATAGCATCAGGTTGGAAGCCAATATTTTGAGCCTCtaataaatcattttctgataAAACTTCGTTCAGTTGTAGACCTGAAGATTGCCAATTTAGAGATTGTACTGAAGGAAATTGTATTCTATTAGACCCATCGATATATACGTTTTCTTTCTTAAATTCTCGCAGTGTTTGAGCCATTGAATGCAGTTTTTGAATTTGATGAAAGTCGGgctttttacttaaagtaaggaatgttaaaagcaataactGTTCCATTACAAATTCAAGTTGATCCTTCATTATTGCGATTCCCAATGTAAATTCTTTTGACAAAGAAATTTGTTGCATTGTCATTTCTATTTTAGAAATGCGTTCTTTTAGTTTATGCACCGACAACTGGGATGTAATAGGTTTTGGGAGAGATTTGATAGAGGTTTTTGAATTTGTTGGACTTAGTACCTCTATAACATGTTTTTGCCCAGATATTTGTTCTTCTGTATTCTTTGGCAGAGTTTCAGAAACTATTGGAATCTCTTCCGACATCAGAGATTCATTTAATGTTGCTGCATTTGATTCAGTCGAAAGTTCTTTTTGTTCACTATTCGATTTTTCTTCATTGGGGTTTGTACCACCAAGTAGTCTAGGTTTTTGTAACAACTCatctaaaatattcataatatactaattattttctttttgatttctaaataaactttaataaacttaCAATTTGATGCTTTATTGCAGAAACAAACAGTTTCAGTTTCATTGTTGCAATATTCTATCATTTCATCAGTAATTCCTAATTTTTCAGCTATACAAGTGAGCAAACAATGGAGAGCTGAAAAATTGACGTGACCTGGTTCAGGAAAACCAATTGCCATGTCAATAAGTTGACGAAATTTCATTGTAGTCATtctcatttaaaatattgtctaactaaaatatgcaacaaataTACACAATCAATTACTCAATTCTgaacaaaaaacacaatttgaaaatatttaatttagttgacgttcacaaattttatttaatttgtgtttGTTACTTAAGGGTATTCCCcacaaatttttccattttcgtAAGTAAAATCAACTGATGGAAGTTGTGTTAGGGTACTACTACACTTTGAGTATATATTGTTACATTTggatcataaaatatttaaataaattcggGCAGGTATACATTGTAGTTGAAGTTTTACCAATAACAATTAAAGTTTTGGCGGCTAAAAGATTCCTGAATGCAGATTTCTGAATGTGTTTCCCTTAAATTAGGCAACTTGTTCCCTATACCCGTATATCCATTTGTGGTAgattggccagtggaccgcacGACACATTAGAGGGGAAATTCATTATTCTGCCATACTGTTTGTATGTCGAACAAACAGTCTGCAGAAGTATTCCCTGCCACTTCcgatgtaaaaaaattaaacaaaatgtctaaaaatattACTTCTTTTAACCTCCCTCCCACAATCTACTTTCTTAGATCAAATATAATGCTTCACATAAGTTGGGGTCATCCTCTAATTGCTGGCCCAAAAAATATCTGACTGTCTTcaaatataaatcaaatgttAGCATATTTTACCGATTTATTAATACTTATGATTCTTTTTCAAATCTTTTTAGCGTGTAATAATCTCCAAACACAAAATAAGTAGTAAGTGACCCCTTCAATtactattttatgtttttataattataactgcttttctttcagtgtaatGTAATTGAGTAGTTAATTCGTAGATATTTGTAAAAGTCATTGTTATTACgtgaacatatgtacatacaatgaCATGATACTAAtgacctaaaaataaaaacaaaaacgaaaacaagTGCTGCCCTTTTGACAGCTCCTTATTAACTGTTGCTATACAGTGTCTACAGCAGCTGATTAATGACGTCATCGTGATATTCCTTATCGAAATTAGCTGAAGTTTATTTAAGtgacaaataacaaaaactacaatagTACTTGAAACACAAGTAGATAAACATAAAtcaattaacaataacaacaatagcaacaataacaattgattcatattgtacatacatacatataaacgtacctaaatatataaacatatacggACATATTTATATTAGGTTGGCTCAAGAAGTCAGatattttaaacacataaaataacttctatattattatatagCTATAAGGACATTTCTGtctgtttgtattaaaaatgtgttaCCAACACACACACAAGTGTTGGCACCTCACAGTGTTTGCAacatattgtatgtatgtttacatgttgtatgtatgtttacatAGAGGCCTTTTTAAAGGCCTcattaaaaaagttgtaaaattagaaaactttatcCATTTTTACAAGTAGGCATTTAGAACTTATTACCTTGTGCAATAGAGAAATCTTGAGGAATAGAAATATGCAATAAACGGGGAATAAATACAAAAcgttaagaatttttataagatGGTTGTTGTAAATTccataaaacttttttccagACAAatctaattatttgtttaagtacATATCTAAATATTTCTTCAACTTTCCTAGGCCTTTAAAATTTctgaacaattaaattttaaagtgtgGCCCTTGCGTTATTTCCCTCTGAGTAGGTATGTGTATTGATGTGAGTTTATATCTATGAAAATGCCAAGTAAACGGAGcagaagcaaaagaaaaaacaaataaccaaaataaaaaatactactcaacaaagcaatttttaattttttacgacAGTTCGATTTTAGATTCAACGGAGGCTTGTAGCAACTCGCTTTATAACCGGGCAaatacaactaaaataaaaacaaataacaaatatttgactcaatattatcaaaaacgctcaatggtttttgttgtttgttattagACCAGATAACAAATAACATACGAATCTTATTGaactaaaaaatgaaaaataaaacgatTTCATAATATAgaacaaatcataaaaaaataatgaaaataattactttaaacaAGTAACTacaatttacaataacaaaaaataaataaataataacaaatcaaaTTGATAATcgcaattttgataaaataatcaaaataaataagaaaaacaaaaacaagtgaagaaaaaaatatctaaaataaataactactttattttttatgaaaaaatttaaagtgatttaaaaagcaaacaaaggaaaaaaacagatttaataattattagcaaataaagtaaaataaaaacacgttttaaaaataacaaataaaatataaaggatTTCTGCGGCTTGataaaatcttcaaaaataaatttaaatataaatttgtctgTAGCTGATAAAATTGTAcgaaaagagttttttttattattttcattattgttagcaaaatgttattagaaattggatatttatctatatatatgtagtatattatttttacaaacgcTTATTTGCATTTCAGCACttaactttgtaaaaaaaaatcttatgcatacaatatttataaatttaaaaaatcagtgTTAATTCGAAAAGTAATtcatattattttgaatattaaatttatgaatcTTTTACATTTGGTGctaaagaaaaaatcataacaaaaataaatacttacatacataagtatgtatatatgtatgtatgtatgtatatcacaCAATAATGATGAATGCTGACCGCCTACACCATgcgaaataaacaaattgtgaatagattaataataatcatacgtccCCTGTTACCAgattattaagtaaataaacatttacatatttgtgTTCGCTCACCACTAATTAAACtaacttgttaaatatttttgatattaaataaataaagattgcTTTTGCACAAAATGTttgaatgcaaaattttataataacaaaaacaatatttattcttttcataatataaaattatatataaaaattttatataaattgcatttaaaaggtcatttttaaactttgtgaCACAAAAGGTCGCTAGTTTTAACATCTGTCTGacagttttcattaaaatatcttaTGTATTCTTTTAGGATCTTGGAGGATCACTTTATCTCCAACTAATACAATCTTCCCGTATAAGTTAtgaaatatgagtttttgtaaGCCACTACTGCGATATTTGGATTTAAACGACATGTTCTGTATCTCATACAGTTTACCTAATTTATTCCTTCATAATTAATAGCTTATACCCCAGGAAAATTAGGCAAAAAAAAGTAGCAATCTAGAGAATTTCAGATAGCTAAATGAAAATTGACACATAGATTTTTCCCAGTATAATTAGTAAGGAATTAAAAGAtaccgaaaattttttatgcgCGGAGCTAGATATTGGAGGTCAAAggttacaaaaattagtttttgtcgAATATCTTGCTTAATATGCGTCGGACGTATTTTagtgttattataatttctatagacaattgaattttttacatTGGGTTGAGGAATATTTTCGCATAGCTTTAGATATTCTCGAGCTATAGCACTACTATTTTCAAATCTTATAATAAGAAAttagttataatttttacatttaaacattttatctcAAATTCGTAgggttgtcattcgaataaaaggtattcgattaatcgaggaaaacaattacaaataaataatttccaatttagaataaagaataattcgaaCAATATTTGTCAATTAATCGAATAttcaaataacatttataaattaccttttacgaatattttattaaacatggtATTAAAATGatgttaatattttctaaaacaaatccaaacaaatataaagttttaaaaatttttgcagttcataaaaatgtatgtttagcaatgtttttttaaatgttaaagtgAAAAGTGAAACAGATAAACATTAATTTGGTTCAGAGTGTAACCCTTCaccgaaaattaaaatggagacactaCATAGACGATAGGATTAagaaggcacatcggtgctgggcgatatgtaggagagcTACAGACCTACTATGACATATCGCTTGttaaaaagtgtaattagattaattctagcttatgctaaTTTCACTGAAATTATGTGAAAATATATTCCTGACTTTGTAAATTAtgtcctttaatttttttaatttaataataattgtgtttaaaaataatcgGAAATTTCGGATAGACGGGGATTAAACTATGGTCCAGAGAGATATGacagaaattaattatgtattttttttattagaaagacAAAATGTGACATTATCAGTAttgaagttaaaaatattaagatttgaaAATATCAGCAAGATTTGAGAAAATGCACAAAAGCTCGAAAACAGCTAATGTTATGCGAAACCAAATAATAGGAATTTcattctctatagaaattacAATAACATCAAAACGCATACGACGAAAAATAAGGGAGATATTCGATAAAAACTGATAAAAACCTTCGACTTCCAATATTTTACTTGGCGTACACGATATTTTCTGTGACATTTAATTCCTTGCTAATTATGCTAAGGGGAAgctatttaatttttgaaatctttaaatCAATGGGCAATGAAATTATGGTAATCCAATAATACTATTAAGCGAATAAATTGCAATATGTGAATATCCAATTTTTAAGTaatcatttttgaaatatttttagtttgtaaaatacatacatataaaaacattaagatGTCCCTTGAATACCTCACATACGATGCTTATTAATGtactaaataagaaataaatgaaaacaattttctttaaaagcccCTCAGTTTCCTAACagtgattaaaaaatatatgtataaattaaatattttgacaattttggCCCCTCTTTCGATTTAAAGCGAAAATATTATGCCTCTCCGAaacactaaaaattattttgtggataataaaatactcaaaaaaattaaaattattttttccccAATTACGGAATTTGTAAGGCCCATTTcgaaaaaatctataatatttatttttttaaaaattacactgAGTTTAGGATTTTCAATCGTGGTAGAAAACTGAGGATTATtcgaaaaaatgttttcttgtgTTCAGTACATTAATGAAATTCTTAAATACATTAGGgtcataactttttaaaatttttgcaaatatcaaaAGGCGGTATATATCGTGAATATGATATTATTATTTCACaatcttgaaaaaaaattcgaaCACCAAGAGCGATgatgttttgtataaatattacctTTTCTAATTGAGCCAAATAAGTATTTTGAgcaacatttttgtaattttgttaaattacaattgcaatttgtttttgcaatttaaaaaaattgctattatatagtatattttagacaataaacaaaaaattttacagttgCTTTTGGTGCGGAATTTTTTTCACCAAATTGAGTTAAAACAAGTAATAGTTCAATATTCCTctttgccgaatcttatatacccttcaccatagtgtatttaaaataagtaaaattttataaaacttcaaTTTATTTCGACTCTACCATTACTCTACTATTACAAACCAGCAACAACTATCaccaaacaaaactaaattctaaattttatcaaaaaattatcttttttgatgaaattttctaaGGTTGTCTcgttttttgcttatatctccattatttatggacgaattttgttgattttaaattagaaacttctcgaaagcatgtctgagagaattattaaagatttatgttaaaatatacaTTGTATATACCCACAGCTCTGAAAGAATTCATTTCCTaattctttatttgaaattgagttatattttaaagaattaacaatTCTTTAAACTCATCCCCTTTGATTTAATTCCTAGAATTAATTCTTAAAGCTTTCGATGTAGTTGAATTAATTCTCTAATTTAACATTCAGAAGAAATGTTAAATTCCTTctgaatgaattaattttgtttgcattcaatctgttacaaattgaattagaattaatttcaacaatttctattgatttttaaattccctctgaatgatataaattttgtttgaattcaatctattacaaattgaatttaaaaagtttttaaccattcaatttgaaatagatagaatgaaagttttgttttataattcaaaagcattctgtatattaaaaattgaattatatttttttcttttattcaatttgtaatagaaggaattaaacaaatatgagtgatcattccattgaattcattcctataaagaatgaattctTTTAGGAATTAAagccgaattaaaaatataaggtaattaattccaaatagaattcattctttcCAAGCTGTGTATATACCTTATATGgtcgaaaattatattgtggaaattataaatggaatgacaaacttttatgtacttttcactaaggtgaagggtataataatataaCCTTAATCGAGATCAATATTTTCAGTCGCTGGTAGGGTACTATGGCGTCTTTCaaacgaatatttttttatttttcatatgcagtatattcatataaataagtggtccacgggacaccctaatgtatatgtacataaattattttatatgataATAAACCCTTGAAATATTATATGTGTCTGAAAGTTAACTGATTTACATGAGAATATGTGCTAATTactctaatttaaaaaaaaatatatatatatatgtaaattaattgCAAAGTCTATTTTATAATTACTAATTAAACAATGTGTAACAAagtgaaattaataaatttgtgtgttaaagaacataaaatacaacaataacaaaacatgaGACGTCATCCAGTTACCTGATCCtctacaattaatttaattcaaaaataatcTACAATACTACAAAATTatattcacacatacatacacattaaatacatacttagatactacaataacaataaaaacccacacaattatttgtttacacacacaaacatatgtatatgtatgtatgtaatttttgaaataaaaacacagaaaagagctaaacatatttatatggtAAGTAAACACTAATGAAATGCAACAAAGCAAATTGCCACATTAACAAAGAAAACACTGTGCTACAGTTCAAAATAAACGTTTAAGTGTAGTTATTAGGAagataattttgttttgcaatagaCGTTACTAATAGCTATTAATTAGGCCTTTAATTGATGCGAAGTTTggttttgggaaatttttatcTTGAAAGGGgtgtatgtttaaaatgttgttaactGATGTCtctttaaaatggttaaaattttatccaaacattttttgacttttttttcaatttaatttgaattatattcaaacgctacattttttacatatgaTATTTATGTTCTTCTTTTTGATCCTTcgattatatatacaaaatacgaTTAAATACGATCGATCGATCATGCCTGAATCAAGCCAGCGCTATGCCGACATACACTTGAATGATTTCAtctaattcaaaaatattttaattagaaaacaaaatacatcgTTCTTAATGATACCCCCTATACATAAATTAGGcaaatattgaaattacaaaCACTTAATGGACATTATACACTTTAATTGCCTGTTGATGTCAATTAAACgaccatattttttatttacactttGTATACAAGTTCATTCCTAAAAATAAGTAGCCCCATTTTCGCagaaatctaaaataaatatattgttatgGTTTCATCAAAACAGAAACCATAACATTACGAGTACAAGGTTTAAAAAGCACACGTTTGCATTATGCTTTTTCATCATCGCATTTATTATTCGACATGTTTTTTTTCACTACCAATTTGAGGACTAATTAATGGTTTATGTTGTAATTTGATTAGAATGTTTAATATACATTATTAGTCAGTAGATAAAGAAAACGTAAATACctagcaaaaactcggtaattaCTTGTACTAATATagccacttacttttcaatgactaccaCATACCGTCGGTATTATTTTTAATCAGATACGTATGTACTTTATTTTGAATTGTGCCGTTTcaccccttttatgggttcccacttaattcgggctctacataactaattttatgtttctaggttcaatattatagaaatttcaaaaagtaccttttgtagaacgaaaaagtaccaaaaagacaCCTTTTTGTGTCCTGATCTAATCCcggctctacatatttaatttctacATACTCTACgagtcaaaaagtaccttttgtagaacgaaaaagtaccaaaaaataccctttgatgtgttctcatttaatccggactctacatacttaattccatgtttctaagttcattattatataaaactcaaaaagtaccttatgaaaAAGCatcaaaaaattccattttcatCTAATTCCGTATCTACGTACTAAGCTTAAGCTTggttcaatactatagaatattccaaaagtaccttttgaaagtCTCACCTAATTCTgattctacatacataatttcatataaataggTTTAATAgtatcgaaaatttaaaaagtaccttttgaaaaacaaaaaagtactaaaaagttcccttttatggctctTAAcataagccaggctccacatatataatttcatgtttttagccaataacaacacactagtgctgctcttgctcagctactcttgctctgctgctctcgttTTGCCTTGGCTTTATGGAccgttctattcgatcgtatttccaatagaattattgaatgttcggatctcgcagatatctggggtctgaaaacttattttatcatacaaacacagacagacggacatggctaaatcgactccgctatctataaggatccagaatatatatatatatatatatatatatatatatatatatatatattatatatattattataatatatatatatatatatatatatatatatattatatatatatatatatatatatatatatatatatatatatatatatatatatatatattatatatatattatatatatattattatatatatatatatatatattatcaggtaaggggttaaaatgataaaatttacttacattttATGTCATTATATTAACATGGTGATATCATTGAAGGCAAGCACTTACCACAATCGCTTGCAAGTAATTAGAAAACTCAGTCAATGTTAATCGCGTAAAAAACGTATGAATTCTACATCTTTACGCAGAAGCTGACTAataagaaagtatttatataacatattattaataagacattattaaagtacttctatgtaatcaaaaCTATATGTAGTATTCATTGAAAAGTGTGTTAATAGGTATGTGGTTACAATTGCAAAtcattaaatactaaaatttagtaaaaatgtaGCGTTCAACATCCGGGTggcctttttataaaaaatagcaaTAGTGGGGGTGGCACCTCAcatatgatttatataaacaaatttcgtaTACGTAGTCCTTAAATATTGCACAATTACCATTGAGTATAAATGAGCATTAGGAATAAGGTCGAACTTGCAAAATAAGTGTGGGTCTTCATATATAAACAATGTACTAAAATTCGTGAATCTATGAATGAATCCAGATGAACATTTTTGCAAGTGGCCAAACTATGTATACCAACGGATATTTTTcgcgtttttatacccttcaccttcgtgagaagggtatatataagtttgtcattccgtttgtaatttctataatataattttccgaccctataaagtttatatatattctggatccttataggtagcggagatgattaagccatgtccgtctgtctgtccgtctgcctgtctgtctgtctgtatgtttgttgaaatcagtttttagaagaccccagatatctgcgagatccgaatcttccataattctatcagacatacgaccggcaagaacgctatttaaaatcagcaaaatcggtccataaataacggagatatgagcaaaaaaccgagacaacctctgaaaatttcatataaaatttagattttttattcatgctcagacaaaaactgcaaaaaacaaaaacaaaatacataataatacggtaaatattgttattgtaatttgtttataaaagcaaagcagagcaagagcagcagagcaagagtagcagagcgagagcagcactaatgttttgttattggctagaaacatgaaattaagtatgtggagtctggcttaagttagaacccataaaaggggattttttggtactttttcgtttttcaaaaggtactttttgaattttctataatttgaacctagaaccatgaaattaagtatgtagagcccggattaggtgagaacccataaaaggggattttttggtactttttcgtttttcaaaaggtactttttgaattttctata of the Lucilia cuprina isolate Lc7/37 chromosome 2, ASM2204524v1, whole genome shotgun sequence genome contains:
- the LOC111678993 gene encoding restin homolog, producing the protein MRMTTMKFRQLIDMAIGFPEPGHVNFSALHCLLTCIAEKLGITDEMIEYCNNETETVCFCNKASNYELLQKPRLLGGTNPNEEKSNSEQKELSTESNAATLNESLMSEEIPIVSETLPKNTEEQISGQKHVIEVLSPTNSKTSIKSLPKPITSQLSVHKLKERISKIEMTMQQISLSKEFTLGIAIMKDQLEFVMEQLLLLTFLTLSKKPDFHQIQKLHSMAQTLREFKKENVYIDGSNRIQFPSVQSLNWQSSGLQLNEVLSENDLLEAQNIGFQPDAIIAQTATFQDELNGHLCYSPEKLLDQLMELKSEFCLLTNKVNEVSSRLLQQESQRTFSLISEIQEQMRDHKITTINLKETQSRIEARISNNQNSIENMKKIIEDVMVEKVDKTELEIQLANKVDYDQLKRKASLDQLQELHCRVDNQISEILRQINENEKQFSKTVDNLNDTLGFASIEGILKTFKENITKDVQELHTLLKNYIDSTNDDCAAAGARIKVLQDLACLSCDTNCIMRTMEKAKVAKLPSAHASNILSPLITYELGSIRKSGIIGYYRKDDFPHSTNAWLERQSNGMTDLKQCIPRHAGGEHTTYNAKERVKKMMSYRK